The nucleotide sequence GCGACGTTCCGGTCACCAGCACGGCCGTGCGGTCCCCCGGCCACGTGCGCGCCCACCACCACGGCCGGCGCAGCAGGCGGACCGACGGCGGAAGATCGCGGGGCAGCGTGCCGAGCCGCTCCATCGATACGACCGTCACCGCCCGGCCACCATCCGCCAGCCGGCCCGCGAGTGCCACCACCGCGGCCGTCGACGGCGACCGTGCGTCGTCGACGGTGAGCACGACGTCCGACGGTGCGCCGTGGCCGCGACGGCGGCCGAGCAGCGCCTTGACCGCGGCGATGACATGGCAGCCCGCCAGGAACACCTCGGCCACGAGGTGTCCCCGGCGCCGCTCGAGTTGTAGCGCGAAGCTCGCCGTCACCAGGTCCCAGGACCGTTGCGATGCCGCGGTGTCACCGGCGACGGTCCCGCGCGCGGAGTGCCGGATGCCGATCTCGTCCACCAATCGCACCCGCCGGCCCGCCGCGATGGCGCGGCCCTGCCAGTCCGCCTCCTCGCCGTAGAGGAAGAACTCCTCGTCGAACGGTCCGAGGGAATCCCAGGCGTCGCGGCGGATGGCGAGGCACGCACCCGTCAGGTAGCCATCGACGTCGTCGGGCCGGTGACGGTAGAGGTTAGACAGCGGGGTGCCGCGGGTGCGCTCGGCGGCGATGGCCATCTCGCCGAGCGAATTGACCAGCGTGCGACGCCGGTGCGCAACGTCCCACGGACGGTGCGCCCGCGAGCTGTCGAGTGGCGGCTCCGACGTCATCGGCGCCGCGGCGGCGACCCGGGGATCGAGCAGCGCCGTACGGGTTCCGGTCAGCGGTCCCAGCAGCTCGGCGTCCGGGTTCAGCAGGAGCAGATCGCGTCCGGGCACCTGGGAAGCCAGCGCGTTGACCGCTGCAGCGAAGCCGATGTTGTCACCGCCGAGGTACCAGTGCACCGCGGGCATCCGGCGCGCCAGCCCCCGCACGGCGTCGTGGCCGGGACCGGAGTTGTCCCAGACGTGGACCTCGGCGTCCGGCAGGTACCGCTCGACGGACGTCAGGCAGGTCTCGAGCAGGTCGGCCGAGCGGTAGGCGACCACGAGGACCGCCCAGGGTGTCGAATCCATCAGCGGTGGCGGCCGAAGATCTCGAGATGCCGGTCGACCGCAGTGTCCCAACTGAATTCGCGGGCGACGTGGCGGGATCCCTCGGCCGCGCGTTGCGCCAACAGCTCGGGTTCGTCGAGCGTCCACCGCAGCGCGGCGGTGAGTTCATCGACGTCGCCCGTCGCGAAGTAGGTGCCGTGCTCGGCGATGCCGTAGCGGTTCTGCGGGATGTCGCTGCACACGATGGGCGCGCCGACGAAGCTGGCCTCGAGGATCACCGGCGAGAGTCCCTCGATCGCCGAGGGCTGAACGTAGGCGTGCGCATGGCGCATCAGCGCATGCACCTCGGGGCCGTAGAGGAAGCCCGCGAACACGATGCGCGGATCGGTGGTGCTCTTGATCTCCGCCTCGTAACTCGACGGATTGGGCGACCCGCCGACGAGGACCAGCTTCTTGTCGGTGGCGAGCGCTTCGAAGGCGGGGACGAGCCAGTGCAGACCCTTGTCCACGATGAAGCGGCCGACGAAGAGGAAGTACTCCCCGCGCTGCAGGCCCAGCCGCTCGAGCACGCGCTCGGCGTCCTCGTCGTACTTGACGTCGGCACCGAAGGGGACGAAGTCGTACTTCTTGCCGAACCGCGTCTCGAAGGCCTGCCGGGCATAGACGTTGTCGAAGATGACGGCGCTGTGCACGTGCGCTGTCAGCATCGACGACAGCCAGAGGTACAGCTTGGCGTACCACGGCCACTTCTCGCGCTCCCAGTCCAGGCCGTCCTGGCTGAGGAACGTCTTCTTGCCGAACATCCGGAGGATGGCGCCGAAGATGCTGTTGCCGCCGTTCTGGATGTGGACGACGTCGGCACGGTCGTGCCGGATGATGTCGTACGTCACCTGGGCCGAGTGCAG is from Mycolicibacterium grossiae and encodes:
- a CDS encoding glycosyltransferase family protein → MDSTPWAVLVVAYRSADLLETCLTSVERYLPDAEVHVWDNSGPGHDAVRGLARRMPAVHWYLGGDNIGFAAAVNALASQVPGRDLLLLNPDAELLGPLTGTRTALLDPRVAAAAPMTSEPPLDSSRAHRPWDVAHRRRTLVNSLGEMAIAAERTRGTPLSNLYRHRPDDVDGYLTGACLAIRRDAWDSLGPFDEEFFLYGEEADWQGRAIAAGRRVRLVDEIGIRHSARGTVAGDTAASQRSWDLVTASFALQLERRRGHLVAEVFLAGCHVIAAVKALLGRRRGHGAPSDVVLTVDDARSPSTAAVVALAGRLADGGRAVTVVSMERLGTLPRDLPPSVRLLRRPWWWARTWPGDRTAVLVTGTSRREARFARLYRVGRRAAAAHADGGVDGVLRALHDVDARDLEAI
- a CDS encoding glycosyltransferase family 4 protein → MRPLRIAAFGFRSYPPREGSAGADKFAYELLPRLAARGHEVIAYERLYPGMAENPETSIDGVEVRSFRTTARSGFDTVLHSAQVTYDIIRHDRADVVHIQNGGNSIFGAILRMFGKKTFLSQDGLDWEREKWPWYAKLYLWLSSMLTAHVHSAVIFDNVYARQAFETRFGKKYDFVPFGADVKYDEDAERVLERLGLQRGEYFLFVGRFIVDKGLHWLVPAFEALATDKKLVLVGGSPNPSSYEAEIKSTTDPRIVFAGFLYGPEVHALMRHAHAYVQPSAIEGLSPVILEASFVGAPIVCSDIPQNRYGIAEHGTYFATGDVDELTAALRWTLDEPELLAQRAAEGSRHVAREFSWDTAVDRHLEIFGRHR